One Elaeis guineensis isolate ETL-2024a chromosome 10, EG11, whole genome shotgun sequence genomic window carries:
- the LOC105059881 gene encoding nuclear transcription factor Y subunit C-4 isoform X2: MEQPTQPSQPVMGGVPSAAQSAYTSPYQSAAMVTGAPAVIGAMPPGIQLASTFPTNPHQLAYQIQQKHQQLQAFWATQMANIEQSTDFKNHSLPLSRIKKVMKADADVKMISAEVPVIFAKACEMFVLELTLRSWNHAEENRRRTLQKNDIAAAVAETDIFDFLVDIIPRAESKEEGSRIASAALPAISAQANSMPYYYVPPQDLVTGAEMIMGEPGDQSSTGAM, from the coding sequence ATGGAACAGCCCACACAGCCATCTCAGCCTGTGATGGGAGGTGTACCATCTGCTGCCCAATCAGCATATACTTCTCCTTACCAATCTGCTGCCATGGTTACCGGAGCTCCAGCGGTAATCGGAGCCATGCCACCCGGCATTCAACTGGCATCAACATTCCCCACCAACCCGCACCAGCTTGCATACCAAATCCAACAGAAGCATCAGCAGCTCCAAGCCTTCTGGGCCACACAAATGGCAAACATAGAACAAAGCACTGACTTCAAGAACCACAGCCTGCCTCTCTCTAGGATAAAGAAAGTCATGAAAGCTGATGCGGATGTCAAGATGATCTCAGCTGAGGTTCCTGTGATATTTGCAAAGGCGTGTGAGATGTTCGTACTGGAGCTCACACTAAGATCATGGAATCATGCTGAGGAGAATAGAAGAAGAACACTACAAAAAAATGATATAGCTGCTGCCGTAGCAGAGACCGACATATTTGACTTCCTTGTTGATATCATTCCCAGGGCTGAATCAAAGGAAGAAGGCTCCAGGATTGCAAGTGCTGCTTTGCCAGCCATAAGTGCTCAGGCCAACTCAATGCCCTACTATTATGTACCACCACAGGATCTAGTAACAGGCGCAGAGATGATCATGGGGGAGCCTGGTGATCAATCATCCACAGGAGCAATGTAG
- the LOC105059881 gene encoding nuclear transcription factor Y subunit C-4 isoform X1 codes for MQSKYLGVTLVMEQPTQPSQPVMGGVPSAAQSAYTSPYQSAAMVTGAPAVIGAMPPGIQLASTFPTNPHQLAYQIQQKHQQLQAFWATQMANIEQSTDFKNHSLPLSRIKKVMKADADVKMISAEVPVIFAKACEMFVLELTLRSWNHAEENRRRTLQKNDIAAAVAETDIFDFLVDIIPRAESKEEGSRIASAALPAISAQANSMPYYYVPPQDLVTGAEMIMGEPGDQSSTGAM; via the coding sequence ATGCAATCAAAATATCTAGGGGTCACTCTGGTCATGGAACAGCCCACACAGCCATCTCAGCCTGTGATGGGAGGTGTACCATCTGCTGCCCAATCAGCATATACTTCTCCTTACCAATCTGCTGCCATGGTTACCGGAGCTCCAGCGGTAATCGGAGCCATGCCACCCGGCATTCAACTGGCATCAACATTCCCCACCAACCCGCACCAGCTTGCATACCAAATCCAACAGAAGCATCAGCAGCTCCAAGCCTTCTGGGCCACACAAATGGCAAACATAGAACAAAGCACTGACTTCAAGAACCACAGCCTGCCTCTCTCTAGGATAAAGAAAGTCATGAAAGCTGATGCGGATGTCAAGATGATCTCAGCTGAGGTTCCTGTGATATTTGCAAAGGCGTGTGAGATGTTCGTACTGGAGCTCACACTAAGATCATGGAATCATGCTGAGGAGAATAGAAGAAGAACACTACAAAAAAATGATATAGCTGCTGCCGTAGCAGAGACCGACATATTTGACTTCCTTGTTGATATCATTCCCAGGGCTGAATCAAAGGAAGAAGGCTCCAGGATTGCAAGTGCTGCTTTGCCAGCCATAAGTGCTCAGGCCAACTCAATGCCCTACTATTATGTACCACCACAGGATCTAGTAACAGGCGCAGAGATGATCATGGGGGAGCCTGGTGATCAATCATCCACAGGAGCAATGTAG